One region of Glycine max cultivar Williams 82 chromosome 9, Glycine_max_v4.0, whole genome shotgun sequence genomic DNA includes:
- the LOC100820113 gene encoding homeobox-leucine zipper protein ANTHOCYANINLESS 2 isoform X1, producing the protein MASVYTVDPHLFSSPFDISKQNPSTLNLAAQRRMEGHSEMGQIGESFDTSNLLGRLRDDEYESRSGSDNFDGGSGDDQDAGDDQPHKKKKKYHRHTPQQIQELEAFFKECPHPDEKQRTDLSKRLGLENKQVKFWFQNRRTQMKTQLERHENMILRQENDKLRAENSVMKDALANPTCNNCGGPAIPGQISLEEHQTRMENARLKDELNRICALANKFLGRPLSPLASPMALPPSNSGLELAIGRNGIGGPSNFGMSLPMGFDVGDGVMGSSPGMSSMGARSPMGMMGNEIQLERSMLLDLALNAMNELIKMAQPDTSLWIKSSDGRNEVLNHDEYARLFSPYVGSKPAGYVTEATRGTGVVPASSLGIVETLMDVDRWAEMFSSMIASAATLEVLSSGMGESRSGALQVMLAEVQLLSPLVPARSLSFLRYSKQHGEGVWAVVDVSVDIGRNVTNSHPLMSCRRLPSGCVIQDMPNGFSKITWVEHSQYDESVVHQLYRPLVSSGIGFGAQRWIATLLRQCDCLAILMSQIPSEDPTVISLEGKKNMLKLAQRMTEYFCSGICASSVRKWEILNIGNLADDMRIMARKINMDDPTEAPGIVLSASTSVWMPVSRQRVFDFLRDENLRGEWDMLSKDGPMKEMLHIAKGQDRGNCVSILHSANSECNVLYLQESWTDASGSLVVYSPINMQALNMVMNCGDSSFVALRPSGFAILPDGASNNGDGSDGGGSCLLTVGLQMLPNGDQSTKFTMESVVTVNSLISNTIQKVKDALGVA; encoded by the exons ATGGCTAGTGTTTACACTGTAGATCCACATCTTTTTTCTTCACCCTTTGATATTTCAAAGCAAAATCCCTCTACCTTGAATTTAGCTGCT CAAAGGAGAATGGAAGGCCATAGCGAGATGGGTCAAATCGGAGAAAGTTTTGATACTAGTAATTTGCTGGGGAGGctgagggacgatgagtatgAAAGCCGGTCTGGAAGTGACAATTTTGATGGCGGATCTGGTGATGACCAGGATGCTGGGGATGATCAGCcacataaaaagaagaagaaataccaCAGACACACCCCTCAACAAATTCAGGAGCTTGAAGC GTTTTTCAAGGAGTGTCCTCATCCTGATGAGAAGCAAAGAACTGATCTTAGCAAGAGGCTTGGCTTGGAGAACAAGCAAGTCAAGTTCTGGTTTCAGAATCGACGAACCCAAATGAAG ACACAACTGGAACGCCATGAGAACATGATTCTTAGGCAGGAAAACGACAAGCTCCGAGCTGAGAACAGTGTAATGAAGGATGCTTTGGCAAATCCGACATGTAACAACTGTGGTGGCCCAGCCATTCCTGGTCAAATTTCCTTGGAGGAGCACCAAACTAGAATGGAAAATGCTCGACTGAAGGATGAACTGAACCGAATATGTGCATTGGCAAACAAGTTCCTGGGCCGGCCACTCTCGCCACTGGCCAGTCCTATGGCTCTGCCACCCTCAAATTCTGGTCTAGAGCTTGCTATTGGAAGAAATGGAATTGGTGGTCCAAGCAATTTTGGCATGTCCTTGCCAATGGGATTTGATGTGGGAGATGGAGTTATGGGCTCCTCACCTGGGATGTCTAGTATGGGTGCTAGATCACCAATGGGAATGATGGGAAATGAAATCCAGCTTGAGAGATCTATGCTTTTAGACCTTGCATTAAATGCtatgaatgaattaattaagatgGCTCAGCCAGATACCTCTCTTTGGATTAAGAGCTCTGATGGCAGGAATGAAGTACTCAACCATGATGAGTATGCAAGACTGTTTTCTCCTTATGTTGGATCAAAACCTGCTGGTTATGTGACTGAAGCTACAAGAGGGACCGGAGTAGTACCAGCCAGCAGTTTGGGCATTGTTGAAACATTGATGGATGTG GATCGATGGGCGGAGATGTTTTCATCTATGATTGCTAGTGCTGCCACTTTGGAAGTACTGTCTAGTGGCATGGGTGAAAGCAGAAGTGGAGCTTTGCAAGTG ATGCTTGCTGAGGTTCAATTGCTTTCTCCACTAGTCCCTGCTCGTTCATTGAGTTTCCTCAGGTATAGCAAGCAGCACGGCGAAGGTGTATGGGCTGTGGTTGATGTTTCAGTTGACATTGGTCGTAATGTTACCAATTCACATCCATTAATGAGCTGCAGGAGGCTTCCCTCTGGCTGTGTTATTCAGGATATGCCCAATGGTTTCTCCAAG ATTACTTGGGTTGAACATTCCCAATATGACGAGAGTGTTGTCCACCAACTTTATCGCCCATTGGTTAGTTCTGGCATTGGCTTTGGTGCTCAGAGATGGATTGCCACCCTCTTAAGGCAGTGTGACTGCTTGGCAATCCTCATGTCTCAAATCCCATCTGAGGACCCCACAG TCATTAGCCTAGAGGGTAAGAAAAACATGCTGAAGCTCGCACAACGCATGACCGAGTACTTCTGCTCAGGGATCTGTGCTTCGTCTGTGCGCAAGTGGGAAATACTGAACATTGGTAATCTGGCTGATGACATGAGAATCATGGCCCGGAAAATCAATATGGATGACCCAACTGAGGCTCCTGGCATTGTGCTGAGTGCTTCAACTTCTGTTTGGATGCCGGTGTCACGGCAAAGGGTGTTTGATTTTCTGCGTGATGAAAATTTGAGAGGCGAGTGGGACATGCTGTCCAAAGATGGACCAATGAAGGAGATGCTCCATATTGCTAAAGGACAAGATCGTGGAAATTGTGTTTCCATCCTTCAT TCTGCTAATAGCGAGTGCAATGTGCTATATCTGCAAGAATCATGGACTGATGCTTCCGGCTCATTGGTAGTGTATTCCCCGATCAACATGCAAGCCTTGAACATGGTGATGAACTGTGGAGATTCATCATTTGTCGCTCTCCGCCCATCAGGCTTTGCTATTCTGCCAGATGGCGCTTCAAACAACGGTGATGGCAGTGATGGTGGTGGCAGCTGCCTGCTTACAGTTGGGTTACAAATGTTGCCAAATGGAGACCAATCAACCAAGTTCACAATGGAGTCAGTTGTTACTGTCAATAGCCTCATCTCAAACACCATTCAGAAGGTCAAAGATGCACTTGGAGTTGCGTGA
- the LOC100820113 gene encoding homeobox-leucine zipper protein ANTHOCYANINLESS 2 isoform X2 yields the protein MEGHSEMGQIGESFDTSNLLGRLRDDEYESRSGSDNFDGGSGDDQDAGDDQPHKKKKKYHRHTPQQIQELEAFFKECPHPDEKQRTDLSKRLGLENKQVKFWFQNRRTQMKTQLERHENMILRQENDKLRAENSVMKDALANPTCNNCGGPAIPGQISLEEHQTRMENARLKDELNRICALANKFLGRPLSPLASPMALPPSNSGLELAIGRNGIGGPSNFGMSLPMGFDVGDGVMGSSPGMSSMGARSPMGMMGNEIQLERSMLLDLALNAMNELIKMAQPDTSLWIKSSDGRNEVLNHDEYARLFSPYVGSKPAGYVTEATRGTGVVPASSLGIVETLMDVDRWAEMFSSMIASAATLEVLSSGMGESRSGALQVMLAEVQLLSPLVPARSLSFLRYSKQHGEGVWAVVDVSVDIGRNVTNSHPLMSCRRLPSGCVIQDMPNGFSKITWVEHSQYDESVVHQLYRPLVSSGIGFGAQRWIATLLRQCDCLAILMSQIPSEDPTVISLEGKKNMLKLAQRMTEYFCSGICASSVRKWEILNIGNLADDMRIMARKINMDDPTEAPGIVLSASTSVWMPVSRQRVFDFLRDENLRGEWDMLSKDGPMKEMLHIAKGQDRGNCVSILHSANSECNVLYLQESWTDASGSLVVYSPINMQALNMVMNCGDSSFVALRPSGFAILPDGASNNGDGSDGGGSCLLTVGLQMLPNGDQSTKFTMESVVTVNSLISNTIQKVKDALGVA from the exons ATGGAAGGCCATAGCGAGATGGGTCAAATCGGAGAAAGTTTTGATACTAGTAATTTGCTGGGGAGGctgagggacgatgagtatgAAAGCCGGTCTGGAAGTGACAATTTTGATGGCGGATCTGGTGATGACCAGGATGCTGGGGATGATCAGCcacataaaaagaagaagaaataccaCAGACACACCCCTCAACAAATTCAGGAGCTTGAAGC GTTTTTCAAGGAGTGTCCTCATCCTGATGAGAAGCAAAGAACTGATCTTAGCAAGAGGCTTGGCTTGGAGAACAAGCAAGTCAAGTTCTGGTTTCAGAATCGACGAACCCAAATGAAG ACACAACTGGAACGCCATGAGAACATGATTCTTAGGCAGGAAAACGACAAGCTCCGAGCTGAGAACAGTGTAATGAAGGATGCTTTGGCAAATCCGACATGTAACAACTGTGGTGGCCCAGCCATTCCTGGTCAAATTTCCTTGGAGGAGCACCAAACTAGAATGGAAAATGCTCGACTGAAGGATGAACTGAACCGAATATGTGCATTGGCAAACAAGTTCCTGGGCCGGCCACTCTCGCCACTGGCCAGTCCTATGGCTCTGCCACCCTCAAATTCTGGTCTAGAGCTTGCTATTGGAAGAAATGGAATTGGTGGTCCAAGCAATTTTGGCATGTCCTTGCCAATGGGATTTGATGTGGGAGATGGAGTTATGGGCTCCTCACCTGGGATGTCTAGTATGGGTGCTAGATCACCAATGGGAATGATGGGAAATGAAATCCAGCTTGAGAGATCTATGCTTTTAGACCTTGCATTAAATGCtatgaatgaattaattaagatgGCTCAGCCAGATACCTCTCTTTGGATTAAGAGCTCTGATGGCAGGAATGAAGTACTCAACCATGATGAGTATGCAAGACTGTTTTCTCCTTATGTTGGATCAAAACCTGCTGGTTATGTGACTGAAGCTACAAGAGGGACCGGAGTAGTACCAGCCAGCAGTTTGGGCATTGTTGAAACATTGATGGATGTG GATCGATGGGCGGAGATGTTTTCATCTATGATTGCTAGTGCTGCCACTTTGGAAGTACTGTCTAGTGGCATGGGTGAAAGCAGAAGTGGAGCTTTGCAAGTG ATGCTTGCTGAGGTTCAATTGCTTTCTCCACTAGTCCCTGCTCGTTCATTGAGTTTCCTCAGGTATAGCAAGCAGCACGGCGAAGGTGTATGGGCTGTGGTTGATGTTTCAGTTGACATTGGTCGTAATGTTACCAATTCACATCCATTAATGAGCTGCAGGAGGCTTCCCTCTGGCTGTGTTATTCAGGATATGCCCAATGGTTTCTCCAAG ATTACTTGGGTTGAACATTCCCAATATGACGAGAGTGTTGTCCACCAACTTTATCGCCCATTGGTTAGTTCTGGCATTGGCTTTGGTGCTCAGAGATGGATTGCCACCCTCTTAAGGCAGTGTGACTGCTTGGCAATCCTCATGTCTCAAATCCCATCTGAGGACCCCACAG TCATTAGCCTAGAGGGTAAGAAAAACATGCTGAAGCTCGCACAACGCATGACCGAGTACTTCTGCTCAGGGATCTGTGCTTCGTCTGTGCGCAAGTGGGAAATACTGAACATTGGTAATCTGGCTGATGACATGAGAATCATGGCCCGGAAAATCAATATGGATGACCCAACTGAGGCTCCTGGCATTGTGCTGAGTGCTTCAACTTCTGTTTGGATGCCGGTGTCACGGCAAAGGGTGTTTGATTTTCTGCGTGATGAAAATTTGAGAGGCGAGTGGGACATGCTGTCCAAAGATGGACCAATGAAGGAGATGCTCCATATTGCTAAAGGACAAGATCGTGGAAATTGTGTTTCCATCCTTCAT TCTGCTAATAGCGAGTGCAATGTGCTATATCTGCAAGAATCATGGACTGATGCTTCCGGCTCATTGGTAGTGTATTCCCCGATCAACATGCAAGCCTTGAACATGGTGATGAACTGTGGAGATTCATCATTTGTCGCTCTCCGCCCATCAGGCTTTGCTATTCTGCCAGATGGCGCTTCAAACAACGGTGATGGCAGTGATGGTGGTGGCAGCTGCCTGCTTACAGTTGGGTTACAAATGTTGCCAAATGGAGACCAATCAACCAAGTTCACAATGGAGTCAGTTGTTACTGTCAATAGCCTCATCTCAAACACCATTCAGAAGGTCAAAGATGCACTTGGAGTTGCGTGA